The DNA segment GGTGTCGAATCGTACCGGGCTGGCCAGCTTTTCCACTGGATCTATCAGCGCGGCGTCAGCGATTTCGCGTCGATGACGAACTTGTCTCAGCAAGTCCGCCGCACGTTGGTGGAGCACTTTCACATCTCGACGCCCGCGATCGCCAGGCGCGATGCCTCCGAAGACGGCACCGAGAAGTTTCTGCTTGCGTTGCGTGATCAGCGCCACATCGAATCCGTCTACATTCCTGACACCCGCTCGCAGACATTCTGCGTATCGACGCAGGTGGGCTGCGCAATGGGATGCGCCTTCTGCCTGACGGCGACCATGGGACTGGTGCGCAATCTGACGCCAGGTGAAATCGTTGGACAGGTACGCGTGTTATCCGCCGCCTGCGCCCTGCGGGGCAAGGCGTTCAACATTGTCTTGATGGGCATGGGCGAGCCGCTTCACAACTACGATCACACGATGGCCGCGCTGCGGATTCTCTGTGACAGGAAGGGATGTGCGGTGCCGCCGCGCCGGATCACGCTATCGACGGTCGGGCTCGTGCCGGCGATTGACCGGCTGGCGGCCGAACCGCTGATGCCCAACCTCGCGATCTCGCTGCACGCGGTCTCGGAGGATGTGCGCGCCCGGCTGGTGCCGGCGGCCTACAAGTACAGCATCGCCGACATTCTCGGGGCATGCCGGCGGCTGCCCTTGAAACAGCGGGACCGTGTCACGTTCGAATACGTTCTGCTCGCCGGCGTGAACGATGCGGACGCTGAAGCGCGAAAACTGGCGAGGCTGCTGAGGGGTCTTCCGGCCAAGGTCAATCTGATTCCGCTCAACCCGGCGGCGGGGATCCCGTTTGAGCGCCCGTCTGACGAACGCATCAATCAGTTCGGCCGCATCCTTGCCGAACATCACGTGACCGTATCGGTGCGCAAGAGCCGCGGACGCGACATCC comes from the Acidobacteriota bacterium genome and includes:
- the rlmN gene encoding 23S rRNA (adenine(2503)-C(2))-methyltransferase RlmN, with protein sequence MADKAAATKKAVSMPTIELTDLTRAEIESALRDLGVESYRAGQLFHWIYQRGVSDFASMTNLSQQVRRTLVEHFHISTPAIARRDASEDGTEKFLLALRDQRHIESVYIPDTRSQTFCVSTQVGCAMGCAFCLTATMGLVRNLTPGEIVGQVRVLSAACALRGKAFNIVLMGMGEPLHNYDHTMAALRILCDRKGCAVPPRRITLSTVGLVPAIDRLAAEPLMPNLAISLHAVSEDVRARLVPAAYKYSIADILGACRRLPLKQRDRVTFEYVLLAGVNDADAEARKLARLLRGLPAKVNLIPLNPAAGIPFERPSDERINQFGRILAEHHVTVSVRKSRGRDIRAACGQLAIGGGRKSPAQKLADEIE